The genomic segment TAGAATAACAAGCAGCAGTGCTACTTTAATCGATAATATTTTTACCAATGACACTCAATATGGATGCACAAATGGATTGCTGATCTGTGACATATCAGACCACTTACCTGTGTTCACGATAAAAGACTGGAAATgtaggaaaaaacaaaattcaagatAGCTAGCCAGAAGCATTTACAGACTGAACAAACAACTAATGCGCTGTTCAACGCCCTGTTGGAACAGGACTGGAGTTCAGTGTACAATGAAGAAAATGCTGACAGTGCATATGAGAACTTTTTAGAAATATTCATTATGTCATTTAATAAATACTGTCCTATTATAAATGATAAGAAGAAGAATAGATACAAAGATTGCCCATGGTTAACCACAGGCTTAAAAAAGGCttgcaaaaagaagaacaacCTGTACGCAAAGTTTATCAAATCAAGAACAAAGGAATCAGAAATTAaatcagggcttaaagtgagaaaaaatcctgagcctgaacttctaagatccaatttatactgtcaataaacgtatttaaatgtattttaaaactcactaaaacacaatatatatgagattctattaattcagagcaaatatgaggtcatctggtggaaatgaTGCCgattatgatcccactattttgttgttgctcaaatgtaaaaccttacttggccaaaacttaagacattttagaaagtgccaaaagtcagattttttttgtgttaatgtttcaataccacatcactataattgcaaagatttattttagtgtaaaggggaaaaatcatgaaaaccaaGTACATGcattattaataattttaataattttatttcttcagtagatttaacaagaactcaaaacaacaccaaccacaacaaaactgctacaaaactctgctgctttccttcataaggcacaatttttacttacaacattatctcaagtgtcagtctcaagagaatataagtgcttggagaatactgtttgaaaaaatttaatattctctggaacactacaagagaataaactgtcatatgtcacttgctataccaactttgtatttcagcaggtaataaaagtactagtattaactcttaaaagcaattttagttattgcctcacaatataaGATACCTCTGAATAAGctgatcatgatgctgactctctcaaactctgtaactagcaaagaagtccgggccttcctgatctggtttatctgggtcctggcagcaatggactgctcatgctgaagaacttctactctggccttttcctctggagtcagcccatttctcacacagatgtgattaagaagccctctgtagcacataaccacacatacgCATGTTAGTAAGTGCTCATTTGATACacctcaataatctgtgtgattagtttaaatcatttgattttcaatttgaactgacacatattttgtttgtttttggtaagggaaaaaaatgtattcactgtataatttgttcagttggctttcaatttaaatgtttctattttttatctatattttggaaagaaaaaacggtgaaaagcaggctaagaacattcttatttaactatctatccattattcatttcacacaactcATACGTTCATTCTTTTCTTACTAACAATATTTGCTTAAGAttggagattttttgtttgtggctacaCATCATTCAGATGCATAAGGTcagaaaatctgctgagagctatttaactcatgattacaaacatcctatatgtcctcaaatcaaaaaggttcatatcacctaagctacattcagtttgtgcatatttaactaaacagatgttctgaggagaataatgggacaaatccgtatggcttgatctttgatttttttcctttcaaaataaaatccagcaaactaaataaatgtttccttttttccttttgctgttgtaaaacacatagaaaatgtttaaagattaagaaatcaaacaaaatcaacaccttctgtttttgttactttttaaaattcaatatctaagcccgtttgtttttattttgtggcgaaacCATGGGGATTGTGGGACATGCACGCGGATCGCCACTGAATGGGGCGAGTCAACGcaccgcggctcagggatcgcggcagcggctgctctctttgttaatcagcagagacacatcctctctcctctgtcacacaaagtctgagcaaactttagtatctgcgtctttgagctaaacacaagctccaacgctattgaccagtgatcagctgctcgattcttcaccgcaccactcacagattggagctccgtgcgctctggagagaccaggcagccacagggctgggacacgtggaatgggtctacagtccaagcagaaataaaataaataatatgcaatatatatcaatgtgtttccagtaattccctttaaatataattacaaaaaacaccaacaaatattgcacatttggattttgtttgtgggatactgttatttcttatcagtggctcagcagcactgacgatgccgaaccaaAAGGGTGCAGCACATCGTGCACTcagcagtcgatgcgcactcgcagttagaaaactgtaattggataaaagttctatcagaaagtcgcatgcctggacagagggtttatattttttaatgtaggatttggagtttgattgattaaagcagagcaactgaatgcacaatgacgcacatgcttggagccttcgggacggagatggatgaatttttttaaatggtacatttccatgcgccggaaaactttaagccctgcatttaactgagtaaccactttgaatggtttcattaatttaccagtcacgtctgtcaacgacagctttcctcttaatggattttgcaacgaagcaatgaagacactaaacaagaaattagacctgaattctgtgaagccggatctcaaggactctaagtttgtggaggacttcaagaacttttactgaaccctgcatggacaaatcttcttggcaggggttcagtctgtgtccagtgtgcatacgctggtgtcgttgtagggttccttgttggttggacgttggtccagactggtcaaagcagcaatGTTCACCATTGgaagagtgctgacaagtctgagggtgttgtccatctgttctgttctaattggaaaacaaacacacaaacacagagaacgtcagtgtttcctgcagcattgaagaactgatgccttgcctgagatagagagcaccccaaatgacatctgaagacacttttacctgttggaatttaacattcagttgtctgattacatcagaattcctaatctaacctacatccccagattaacctggaccagatttctgtgtcaaaatgaatacaggttagactgaacgatagctgatgatgtgttaacagaattcaactgaccacagttgttcaggacagttttgaaacaattttgcagcaatatccaaaattatccaatacacaattgtgtgtacactgtgactgagaccagtctttacatacctcactgtgacactgattgaatgctttctttctggtgtggatctgctggtgtcgtttcagggaacccaaagttgtaaaagtcttcttacactcatcacatctgtatggtctctccccagtgtggacacgttggtgaattttgagttttgcattgtagctgtagcgtttcccacactggtgacaaatgtatggtttaaccccagtgtgggtcacttcatgagcttttaactgtgagtacaTTACAAATAGTttgccacagtgatcacatatcCACACATCATggccagtgtggatgcgttggtgacattttaagctctgttggtgcttgaaagttttttcacaggagtcacagtggtaccgctttctaccagaatgggggcattgatggatcaacaactgttcatgttgagtaaaggttttcacacactgatcacagctgaatggtttaactccactgtgaatgagttgatgactttttaagtaACTCTTGTaaataaaagcctttccacactgatcacagctgaatggtttaactccactgtgaatgagttgatgactttttaagtaACTCTTGTaaataaaagcctttccacactgatcacagctgaatggtttaactccactgtgcatgagttgatgactttttaactgactcttcagagtaaaagcctttccacattgatcacagctgaatggtttaacttcactgtgcatgagttgatgactttttaactgactcttcagagtaaaagcctttccacattgatcacagctgaatggtttaacttcactgtgcattagttgatgtctttttaacgCACGCTTGTGTGTAAAAGActtctcacactgatcacagctgaacaatttcactccactgtgaatgagttgatgatttgcCAGATGACTCTTCTGattaaaagcctttccacactgatcacagctgaatgttttaactccactgtgaatgagttgatgtctttttaagctccacttctgagtaaaagcctttccacactgatcacagctgaatggtttgtccacagtgtgaatacgtttgtgaattctgagctttgttgctgtgataaaagtcttgccacattgctcacaactgagtgattcatctctttttgctgttgttgctgaaccatccttatccttctcagaggtccgacatctcactccattgctgtgtttacatttctgtagcaaaagacaaagataaaaacagaggcagtgttggaagagcaatcatgaaaaatttatcctaaaagtctcaattccatgtagttggacatgaggctgaaacaagatcaagaatctgcagacatgctagcagctttgtcactagaaacctagaaatgtgtcaacagcacactcacaatgtcaacaaaactatttacaGAGGCCGATAGTTTTCACCTTCAacaacatcaatgtccagattgaggtcttaatggcagcagggtcaattcagaccaccaacactttctagtttctcctaggggaccagatgttgataccagtccagaaaagatctgtaattctgccactga from the Acanthochromis polyacanthus isolate Apoly-LR-REF ecotype Palm Island chromosome 12, KAUST_Apoly_ChrSc, whole genome shotgun sequence genome contains:
- the LOC127536399 gene encoding zinc finger protein OZF-like isoform X1 gives rise to the protein MDSSQKKCKHSNGVRCRTSEKDKDGSATTAKRDESLSCEQCGKTFITATKLRIHKRIHTVDKPFSCDQCGKAFTQKWSLKRHQLIHSGVKTFSCDQCGKAFNQKSHLANHQLIHSGVKLFSCDQCEKSFTHKRALKRHQLMHSEVKPFSCDQCGKAFTLKSQLKSHQLMHSEVKPFSCDQCGKAFTLKSQLKSHQLMHSGVKPFSCDQCGKAFIYKSYLKSHQLIHSGVKPFSCDQCGKAFIYKSYLKSHQLIHSGVKPFSCDQCVKTFTQHEQLLIHQCPHSGRKRYHCDSCEKTFKHQQSLKCHQRIHTGHDVWICDHCGKLFVMYSQLKAHEVTHTGVKPYICHQCGKRYSYNAKLKIHQRVHTGERPYRCDECKKTFTTLGSLKRHQQIHTRKKAFNQCHSENRTDGQHPQTCQHSSNGEHCCFDQSGPTSNQQGTLQRHQRMHTGHRLNPCQEDLSMQGSVKVLEVLHKLRVLEIRLHRIQV
- the LOC127536399 gene encoding zinc finger protein OZF-like isoform X2, which codes for MDSSQKKCKHSNGVRCRTSEKDKDGSATTAKRDESLSCEQCGKTFITATKLRIHKRIHTVDKPFSCDQCGKAFTQKWSLKRHQLIHSGVKTFSCDQCGKAFNQKSHLANHQLIHSGVKLFSCDQCEKSFTHKRALKRHQLMHSEVKPFSCDQCGKAFTLKSQLKSHQLMHSEVKPFSCDQCGKAFTLKSQLKSHQLMHSGVKPFSCDQCGKAFIYKSYLKSHQLIHSGVKPFSCDQCGKAFIYKSYLKSHQLIHSGVKPFSCDQCVKTFTQHEQLLIHQCPHSGRKRYHCDSCEKTFKHQQSLKCHQRIHTGHDVWICDHCGKLFVMYSQLKAHEVTHTGVKPYICHQCGKRYSYNAKLKIHQRVHTGERPYRCDECKKTFTTLGSLKRHQQIHTRKKAFNQCHSENRWTTPSDLSALFQW